The sequence below is a genomic window from Humulus lupulus chromosome 3, drHumLupu1.1, whole genome shotgun sequence.
agcaggaaaatcATTAAGAGTCCATAAAACAGCTACATGCAtcttaaaatttgattttctAAATGCATCATATGTATTAATACCAACATCCCACAACATTTTCAATTCCTCGACTAAAGGTTGCAAATATACATCAATATTATTTCCTGGAGCAGTAGGACCAGGTATTAGCAATGACAACATAAAATATGGTTGTTTCATGCACATCCATGGAGGTAAGTTATAAGGAACGAGAACCACTGGCCAAGTACTATGACTACTGCTCATATTACCAAATGGATTGAATCCATCACTTGCTAACCCAAGTCTAACATTACGAGGTTCTTTGGCAAAGCTTTCGTGCATCATGTCAAACTCTTTCCATGACTTAGAGTCTGCTGGATGCCTTAGTAACCCATCATTACTTCTTCGATCATGATGCCATGCATTTGTGAAGCTGTCTTTAATGACATGTATAACCTTTGTAGCCTTGGTGTTAAAGGAAAGTATCGCAATCTTTTATGAGGaactttttttccttttttgtgTTCTTCATCTATCTTCCATCTTGATAGTCCACATGTTAGAcacttttcttctttttcattttctttccAGTACAACATGCAATCATTATTACATGCATCTATTTTTATGTATCCAAGTCCTAAATCTTGCAccatcttctttgcctcataataACTATTTGGCAAGGTATGACCTTTCGGTAGTATGTCATTTAAATACTCCAACAACTTAGTAAATGACTTGTTACTCCAATGGTTAAGACATTTCAAGTGAAGTAACTTAACAACGGCTGATAATCTCGAATATTTCTCGCACTCTGGATATAACTTTTCGTTGGCATCTCTTAATAATGCAAAAAACTTAGATGCTTCATCATTAGGCTCTTCGTGTTCATATCTATCAAAATCAACACCTACCCAATTATTAATATTAGGAGCTCCAAAATGAGCCTCTAAAATATCATTCATTGATTCTTCATCTGAATCTTCACTAATGTCCTCATTTGCATTACTTACATTTTCAATTTCCCTTTCCCCATGCATAAACCAACGGGTATAAGTCTTTTGAATTCCATGTATGATCAAATCATCCTCAACATCTTTCCTAGTTTTAAACAAGCCATTATTGCATTTCACGCAAGGACAAGAGATCAAATCATTCAATTCATTGTGTGAAAATGCAAAATCAAGAAATGATTTAACTCCTTTTTCATACTCATGACTTAGTCTATTTCGATTTTGCATCCAACTCTTATCCATTCATGTATTATTCAATTA
It includes:
- the LOC133823849 gene encoding uncharacterized protein LOC133823849, with product MDKSWMQNRNRLSHEYEKGVKSFLDFAFSHNELNDLISCPCVKCNNGLFKTRKDVEDDLIIHGIQKTYTRWFMHGEREIENVSNANEDISEDSDEESMNDILEAHFGAPNINNWVGVDFDRYEHEEPNDEASKFFALLRDANEKLYPECEKYSRLSAVVKLLHLKCLNHWSNKSFTKLLEYLNDILPKGHTLPNSYYEAKKMVQDLGLGYIKIDACNNDCMLYWKENEKEEKCLTCGLSRWKIDEEHKKGKKVPHKRLRYFPLTPRLQRLYMSLKTASQMHGIMIEEVMMGY